The following proteins are co-located in the Dyadobacter chenwenxiniae genome:
- a CDS encoding helix-turn-helix transcriptional regulator, giving the protein MNRFDRITAILIQLQSRKIVKAQDLAERFDISLRTVYRDISSLAEAGVPIIGEAGVGYSIMDGYRLPPVMFTKEEARTFITAEKLMEKFTDLSTQSQYQSAMFKIKSVLRSSEKSMVETLENHIEVRQSSKPFYAENSNTLDILLKSITERKISKIKYNSLGFEDLTERVIEPVGIYHENNYWYTIAYCHLRSNYRNFRSDRILKIELTDQDFQHKHAPLKDFLAQTWDSQNLRLVRIRVGKKQAQHIRNQKYYYGFVSEIVTDDAIEMSFLSATLDGFAHWYLMLATSACILEPEILKDKVRKLLVQISENLELEEQFK; this is encoded by the coding sequence ATGAACCGCTTTGACCGCATCACTGCCATATTAATTCAGCTGCAATCGCGCAAGATTGTAAAGGCTCAGGATCTCGCAGAGCGATTTGACATAAGTTTGCGGACCGTATACAGAGATATCAGCTCGTTGGCGGAGGCTGGCGTGCCCATTATCGGGGAGGCTGGTGTGGGCTATTCGATCATGGATGGCTATCGCCTGCCTCCAGTTATGTTTACAAAAGAAGAGGCACGTACTTTCATCACGGCCGAAAAGCTGATGGAAAAATTCACTGACCTCTCCACACAATCACAATATCAGTCTGCAATGTTCAAAATCAAATCGGTTTTGCGGAGCAGTGAGAAATCAATGGTGGAAACGCTTGAAAACCACATTGAAGTAAGACAAAGCTCTAAACCGTTTTATGCAGAAAACAGCAATACGCTGGACATTTTGCTCAAAAGCATTACAGAAAGGAAGATTTCAAAAATCAAGTACAATTCACTCGGTTTTGAAGATCTTACAGAACGCGTCATCGAGCCGGTTGGCATTTATCACGAAAATAATTACTGGTATACCATTGCTTATTGCCATTTGCGCAGCAATTACCGCAATTTCCGCTCCGACCGAATCCTGAAAATCGAGCTGACCGACCAGGATTTCCAGCATAAGCACGCACCATTGAAAGACTTCCTGGCACAAACGTGGGACTCACAGAATTTGCGGCTCGTGCGTATCAGAGTTGGTAAAAAGCAGGCTCAGCATATCCGGAATCAAAAATATTATTATGGTTTTGTTTCTGAAATCGTCACAGACGACGCCATTGAAATGAGCTTTCTGTCAGCCACGCTCGACGGGTTTGCGCATTGGTATCTTATGCTCGCCACGAGCGCCTGCATTTTGGAACCGGAGATTTTGAAAGATAAGGTCAGGAAATTGCTGGTCCAGATCTCAGAAAATTTAGAATTGGAAGAGCAGTTTAAATAG
- a CDS encoding NADPH-dependent FMN reductase codes for MKNINILGISGSLRADSTNTLILKTLAAFLPENINFQMFEGLDQIPHFSPGLSENEGVIKFRKAIRQADGVIICTPEYAFGVPGTLKNALDWTVSTGDLNDKPVSAISASPLNTGGDKALASLLLTLTALGTLHTEESSLSIPNIKLKINDLQQITDEPTLHALKAQCDNLLKIIG; via the coding sequence ATGAAAAACATCAACATACTGGGCATCTCCGGCAGTTTGCGGGCCGATTCCACAAATACACTCATCCTGAAAACCCTCGCAGCTTTCCTGCCAGAAAACATAAACTTTCAAATGTTTGAAGGCCTCGATCAAATCCCGCATTTCAGCCCCGGCCTTTCCGAAAATGAAGGAGTCATCAAATTCAGAAAGGCCATTCGGCAAGCCGACGGCGTCATCATCTGCACGCCTGAATATGCATTTGGCGTGCCTGGAACATTGAAGAATGCGTTAGACTGGACAGTTTCAACGGGTGACCTGAACGATAAGCCCGTCTCAGCCATCAGCGCTTCCCCGCTAAACACAGGTGGCGACAAGGCCCTGGCTTCCCTCCTTTTGACACTTACGGCCCTGGGAACGCTCCATACCGAAGAGAGTTCCTTGTCTATCCCAAACATTAAGCTAAAAATCAACGACCTGCAGCAAATCACCGACGAGCCTACCCTTCATGCGTTGAAAGCCCAATGTGACAACCTTTTGAAAATTATCGGCTGA
- a CDS encoding O-acetylhomoserine aminocarboxypropyltransferase/cysteine synthase family protein has product MKFETLQLHAGQQPDPVTNSRAVPIYQTTSYVFNNAEHAANLFALKEFGNIYSRIMNPTNDVFEKRVAALEGGVAALATASGHSAQFIAINNITTVGDNFVTTSFLYGGSYNQFKNSFKNIGVEARFADGDDVSSFEKLIDDNTKFIYLETIGNPSYSVPDFEAFAALASKYDLPLIVDNTFGAAGAIFQPIKHGAHVVVQSATKWIGGHGTSIGGVIVDAGTYNWGNGKFKQFTEPSPSYHGLVLNDVFGIGGPFGNIQFIIRARVEGLRDWGPALSPFNGFLFLQGLETLSLRVERIGENALKLAQWLESQPQVESVNYIGLESSKYHALAKKYLTRGFGGVLSFSIKGDKSQAEKFVDNLKLISNLANVGDAKTLIIHPASTTHSQLNETEQISAGVHPTQLRISVGIEHIDDIIADIEGAFGAL; this is encoded by the coding sequence ATGAAATTTGAAACCCTGCAACTGCACGCCGGACAACAGCCAGACCCAGTAACCAACTCCCGCGCTGTTCCTATCTATCAGACTACTTCTTATGTATTCAACAATGCAGAACACGCTGCTAACTTGTTCGCTTTAAAAGAGTTTGGGAACATCTATTCGAGGATCATGAATCCTACCAATGATGTTTTTGAAAAAAGAGTTGCAGCATTGGAAGGCGGTGTGGCTGCTTTGGCAACTGCATCCGGCCACTCGGCGCAATTCATTGCAATTAATAACATTACGACGGTTGGCGACAACTTTGTAACAACTTCCTTTTTATATGGCGGTTCGTACAACCAGTTTAAAAATTCTTTCAAAAACATCGGTGTTGAAGCGCGTTTCGCTGATGGAGACGATGTGAGCAGTTTCGAAAAACTGATCGACGACAACACCAAGTTCATTTATCTTGAAACGATCGGAAACCCAAGTTACAGCGTTCCTGATTTCGAAGCGTTTGCGGCCCTGGCCAGCAAATACGACTTGCCATTGATCGTCGATAATACATTTGGAGCAGCCGGGGCCATATTTCAGCCTATAAAACATGGCGCGCATGTTGTGGTGCAGTCGGCTACAAAATGGATCGGCGGACATGGGACATCTATCGGCGGCGTCATTGTAGACGCCGGAACTTACAATTGGGGCAATGGTAAATTCAAGCAGTTTACCGAACCTTCGCCTAGTTATCACGGATTGGTTTTGAACGATGTATTCGGCATCGGCGGTCCGTTCGGCAACATTCAGTTTATCATTCGCGCCCGTGTGGAAGGATTACGGGATTGGGGCCCCGCCCTATCGCCTTTCAATGGCTTTTTATTCCTCCAGGGACTGGAAACGCTTTCATTACGCGTAGAAAGAATAGGTGAAAACGCGCTGAAACTGGCACAATGGCTTGAAAGTCAGCCCCAGGTGGAAAGTGTCAACTACATTGGCCTCGAAAGCAGCAAATATCACGCACTCGCGAAAAAGTATCTGACACGCGGTTTCGGCGGAGTGCTTTCGTTCTCGATCAAAGGTGACAAGTCCCAGGCCGAAAAGTTTGTCGACAACCTAAAATTAATCAGCAACCTGGCCAACGTAGGCGACGCAAAAACTTTAATCATCCACCCGGCATCCACCACGCACTCACAGCTGAACGAAACCGAGCAAATCTCTGCCGGTGTACACCCAACGCAGTTAAGGATTTCAGTAGGAATCGAGCATATAGATGATATTATCGCCGATATCGAAGGGGCTTTCGGGGCTCTTTGA
- a CDS encoding S9 family peptidase produces the protein MRIILPFLAVIIFSCNQNKDVNEAYQWPGATPPVAEMKDHETGMHGDKRNDEYYWMADFFSKGPDSNKVVDYLKAENAYTDTMMADTKKFEEDLFAEMKGRIKEKDESVPVFSNGYWYYTRSEEGQQYFKYCRKKGSLDAKEEMLLDVDKMAEGHPYYSAVGFNVSPDNKLLAYGVDTVSRRQYTIYVKNLETGELIKDAIFPASGGSEWGNDNKTLFYTATNPKTLLSEKIKRHTLGTDPKKDVVVYAEKDKSNYIGVGKTKSEKYIIIASSATMSSEYRILDADKPEGDFEVFQPRMKNVLYDIDHQNDKFLVVTNKDALNFKLMETPLNNTGVEHWKEVIPTRKDVLLEGIDVFKDFLVITERKNGLLQLRIRNVNNNAEHYVDFGEPAYTAYASSNPEYDSKNLRYVYTSLTTPNSVYDYNMETKGKELKKRQEVIGGYNPEEYVTERLYAEARDGVKIPISLVYKKGTEKNEKTPLLLYAYGSYGNSMDAAFSSTRLSLLDRGFIYAIAHVRGGQEMGRQWYEDGKLFKKKNTFFDFIDCAEYLIKGKFTSPAHLYAEGGSAGGLLMGAISNLRPDLWRGIIADVPFVDVVTTMLDESIPLTTNEFDEWGNPKNKEFYTFMKSYSPYDNVEKKAYPNMLVTTGLHDSQVQYFEPAKWVARLRTHKTDKNVLLLKTNMEAGHGGASGRFEYLKEVALQFAFMFALEGIRE, from the coding sequence ATGCGAATCATTTTACCTTTTTTAGCTGTTATCATTTTTTCCTGTAATCAAAATAAAGACGTGAACGAAGCATATCAATGGCCGGGAGCGACGCCTCCCGTAGCAGAAATGAAAGACCATGAAACCGGCATGCATGGCGACAAGCGTAATGATGAGTACTATTGGATGGCTGATTTTTTCAGCAAAGGACCCGACAGCAATAAAGTGGTAGACTATCTGAAAGCAGAGAATGCTTACACCGATACCATGATGGCTGACACGAAGAAATTCGAGGAGGATCTTTTCGCAGAAATGAAAGGCCGGATTAAGGAGAAAGATGAGTCGGTGCCGGTGTTCAGCAATGGATACTGGTATTATACAAGAAGCGAAGAGGGGCAGCAGTATTTCAAATACTGCCGCAAGAAAGGCTCGCTGGATGCGAAGGAGGAAATGCTTTTGGATGTGGACAAAATGGCCGAGGGCCACCCTTACTATTCTGCGGTTGGTTTCAATGTAAGTCCGGATAACAAACTGCTCGCGTATGGCGTCGACACTGTGTCGAGGCGGCAGTATACGATTTATGTGAAAAACCTGGAAACCGGTGAACTGATCAAGGACGCGATCTTCCCGGCGAGCGGGGGATCTGAATGGGGAAATGATAACAAGACATTGTTCTACACAGCAACGAACCCGAAAACCCTTTTAAGCGAAAAGATCAAGCGCCATACATTAGGGACCGATCCTAAGAAAGATGTGGTCGTTTACGCCGAAAAGGATAAGAGTAATTACATTGGCGTGGGCAAAACGAAGTCTGAAAAATACATCATTATCGCTTCCTCTGCGACCATGTCATCGGAATACAGGATTCTGGATGCGGATAAGCCGGAGGGGGATTTTGAGGTTTTCCAGCCGCGAATGAAGAATGTGCTGTATGACATTGACCATCAGAACGACAAATTCCTGGTTGTTACCAATAAGGATGCGCTCAATTTTAAACTCATGGAAACACCGCTCAATAACACAGGTGTCGAGCATTGGAAAGAGGTTATCCCAACCAGAAAAGACGTCCTACTCGAAGGAATTGACGTTTTCAAAGACTTTTTGGTGATTACGGAACGGAAGAATGGTCTTCTGCAACTGCGCATCAGGAATGTGAATAACAATGCAGAACATTATGTGGATTTTGGAGAGCCTGCTTACACAGCTTATGCAAGCTCAAATCCGGAGTATGACAGCAAAAACCTGCGGTATGTTTACACTTCTTTGACCACGCCGAATTCTGTGTATGACTACAACATGGAAACCAAAGGTAAGGAGCTCAAAAAGCGGCAGGAAGTGATTGGTGGCTATAACCCTGAGGAGTATGTTACCGAACGCTTGTACGCCGAGGCGCGCGACGGTGTGAAGATCCCGATTTCATTGGTTTATAAAAAAGGCACGGAAAAGAACGAGAAGACGCCGTTGTTATTATACGCATATGGCTCCTACGGAAACAGCATGGACGCCGCATTCAGCAGCACAAGGCTAAGCTTGCTCGACAGAGGCTTCATCTACGCAATCGCGCACGTTCGTGGCGGACAGGAAATGGGTCGTCAATGGTATGAAGACGGCAAATTGTTCAAAAAGAAAAACACATTCTTTGATTTCATCGATTGCGCCGAATATCTCATCAAAGGCAAGTTCACCTCGCCCGCACACTTGTATGCGGAAGGCGGAAGCGCGGGAGGCTTGCTAATGGGTGCCATCTCCAATCTCCGGCCAGATCTTTGGCGCGGCATTATCGCCGACGTTCCGTTTGTGGACGTGGTGACAACCATGCTTGACGAAAGCATACCATTGACAACCAATGAGTTTGATGAATGGGGGAACCCAAAAAACAAGGAGTTTTACACATTCATGAAATCATATTCCCCTTACGATAATGTTGAAAAAAAGGCTTACCCTAATATGCTCGTAACCACAGGCCTGCACGATAGCCAGGTGCAATATTTCGAACCCGCCAAGTGGGTTGCCAGGTTAAGAACGCACAAAACGGATAAGAACGTCCTGCTCTTGAAAACGAACATGGAAGCCGGCCACGGCGGCGCGTCAGGAAGGTTTGAGTATTTGAAAGAAGTGGCGTTGCAGTTCGCGTTTATGTTCGCGTTGGAGGGGATTCGGGAGTAG
- the polA gene encoding DNA polymerase I, translating to MDKPVHKLFLLDAMALIYRAHFAFIKAPRITSKGLNTSAVFGFTNTLLEVLQKEKPTHIGVAFDTSAPTFRHVQYEAYKAQREAQPEDITVAIPLVKRLLEAMCIPVLVLDGYEADDIIGTIAKEASAAGFEVFMMTPDKDYGQLVEEHVYIYKPAFLGKGAEILGVPQILDRWQIQRIDQVIDILGLMGDAVDNIPGVPGVGEKTAQKLIAEYDTIENLITHADEVKGKLGEKLRENIDKAVLSKQLATIDIKVPVPFDPEDLTVCAANADKIIELFDELEFKTLKTRILGPGTSNITPASKPVLKNKAGQLDLFGNPTEELGKQPAIISEGIADDDAPEQAYEDLHIPTTKQTIDNTFHRYHTVDTPELMKSLAYYLSLQESFCFDTETTSLDTIDAELVGLSFAYLPGEAFYIPVPAEREKAIEILENFREVFENESIEKIGQNIKYDLLVLRSYGIEIHGKLSDTMLAHYLLEPDKRHGMDILAASYLNYEPVSITSLIGKKGVKQGTMRDVSIPEITQYAGEDADITLQLNTIFSRELPKVNAYKLFEKVEMPLLKVLASMESKGVRLDINALKEMSNVLELDLRQTESEIYASAGQSFNISSPKQLGEVLFDKMKLIEKPKKTKTGQYATGEDILSELENSHEIARKILDYRELQKLKSTYVDALPLLVSSRTGRIHTSYNQAVAATGRLSSTNPNLQNIPIRTPRGREIRKAFVPDNEDFQILSADYSQIELRIMAAFSGDESMIEAFNQGRDIHATTASKVFKVPLEEVTSDMRRKSKMVNFGIIYGISAFGLAQRLAIPRSEAGEIIRAYFEEFPAVKGYMDKVVNDAREKEFVETILGRRRYVPDINSRNQTNRGYAERNAINAPIQGSAADMIKVAMINIHDFIATEKLKSRMILQVHDELVFDAHRDEIDLLKEKVDELMRVAIPLPVKMETGIGIGANWLEAH from the coding sequence ATGGATAAACCCGTTCATAAACTTTTCCTGCTGGACGCAATGGCACTGATCTATCGCGCGCATTTTGCTTTCATAAAAGCGCCGAGAATCACGTCAAAGGGATTGAATACAAGTGCTGTTTTTGGCTTTACAAATACATTGCTTGAAGTTTTGCAGAAGGAAAAGCCCACCCACATCGGCGTCGCTTTTGACACTTCTGCTCCCACATTCCGGCATGTGCAGTATGAGGCGTACAAGGCGCAGCGCGAAGCCCAGCCAGAGGATATTACGGTTGCGATCCCGCTGGTGAAGCGTCTCCTGGAAGCCATGTGTATCCCCGTTCTCGTTTTGGACGGCTATGAGGCGGACGACATTATCGGCACCATTGCCAAGGAAGCTTCTGCTGCGGGTTTTGAGGTTTTTATGATGACGCCGGATAAGGATTACGGACAGCTCGTGGAAGAGCACGTGTACATATATAAGCCCGCGTTCCTGGGCAAAGGCGCCGAGATCCTGGGCGTTCCGCAGATTCTGGACCGCTGGCAGATCCAGCGCATCGACCAGGTGATTGACATTCTGGGACTGATGGGCGACGCGGTGGATAACATTCCAGGTGTCCCTGGCGTGGGTGAAAAAACGGCACAAAAACTCATCGCAGAATACGACACCATCGAAAACCTGATCACGCATGCCGACGAAGTAAAAGGCAAGCTGGGCGAAAAACTCCGCGAAAACATTGATAAGGCAGTGCTGAGCAAGCAACTGGCCACTATCGACATTAAGGTGCCGGTTCCGTTTGATCCGGAAGATCTCACCGTTTGCGCGGCCAATGCGGATAAAATCATTGAGCTGTTCGATGAGCTGGAATTTAAAACATTAAAAACACGGATCTTAGGCCCAGGCACTTCCAACATTACCCCGGCTTCAAAGCCGGTGCTGAAAAATAAGGCTGGTCAGTTGGATCTTTTCGGCAATCCGACCGAGGAACTGGGCAAACAACCCGCGATCATCAGCGAGGGCATTGCCGATGATGATGCGCCGGAGCAAGCCTACGAGGACCTGCACATCCCAACCACCAAGCAGACCATTGACAATACTTTTCACCGCTATCACACCGTGGACACGCCGGAATTGATGAAAAGTCTGGCCTATTATCTGTCGTTGCAGGAATCGTTTTGTTTTGATACGGAAACGACGTCGCTGGATACGATTGATGCGGAACTGGTGGGACTTTCCTTCGCCTATCTGCCGGGAGAGGCATTCTATATCCCTGTTCCCGCCGAACGTGAAAAAGCCATTGAAATTTTAGAGAATTTCAGGGAAGTATTTGAAAATGAATCCATTGAAAAAATTGGTCAGAATATAAAATACGACCTGCTTGTGTTGCGAAGCTACGGGATTGAAATCCATGGCAAGCTGAGCGACACCATGCTTGCACATTATCTGCTGGAACCCGATAAACGCCATGGGATGGACATTCTGGCTGCTTCCTATCTCAATTACGAGCCAGTTTCCATTACTTCGCTTATTGGCAAAAAAGGGGTTAAACAAGGCACCATGCGGGATGTTTCTATTCCTGAAATCACGCAGTATGCCGGTGAAGACGCCGACATTACACTGCAGCTGAACACGATCTTCTCGCGCGAACTGCCTAAGGTGAATGCTTACAAACTCTTTGAAAAAGTGGAAATGCCGCTGTTAAAGGTGCTTGCTTCCATGGAAAGCAAAGGCGTGCGGCTGGACATCAACGCATTGAAAGAGATGTCTAACGTGCTGGAACTGGATTTGAGGCAAACAGAGAGTGAAATTTACGCCTCCGCAGGCCAGTCATTCAATATCAGCTCGCCAAAGCAACTGGGTGAAGTGCTTTTTGATAAAATGAAATTGATCGAAAAGCCGAAAAAGACTAAAACAGGCCAATATGCAACGGGTGAAGACATTCTTTCCGAGCTGGAAAACAGCCATGAAATTGCACGTAAAATACTCGATTACAGGGAATTGCAGAAACTGAAATCAACTTATGTGGACGCATTGCCGCTGCTGGTAAGCAGCCGCACGGGACGCATTCACACATCTTACAACCAGGCTGTTGCAGCAACAGGGCGTTTAAGTTCTACCAATCCAAACCTGCAAAACATTCCCATCAGGACACCTCGCGGGCGAGAGATCAGGAAAGCATTTGTGCCGGATAACGAAGATTTTCAGATCCTTTCCGCCGATTATTCACAGATCGAGTTGCGCATTATGGCGGCTTTCAGCGGGGATGAAAGTATGATTGAAGCATTCAATCAGGGACGGGACATTCATGCCACAACGGCAAGCAAAGTGTTCAAAGTGCCTTTGGAAGAAGTAACTTCGGATATGCGCAGAAAGTCAAAAATGGTCAATTTCGGAATCATTTATGGCATTTCAGCATTTGGCCTTGCGCAACGCCTGGCCATTCCAAGATCGGAAGCCGGCGAAATTATTCGTGCTTATTTTGAGGAGTTCCCTGCCGTTAAGGGTTATATGGATAAAGTGGTGAATGATGCGAGGGAGAAAGAATTTGTAGAGACGATCCTGGGCAGAAGACGCTACGTGCCCGACATTAATTCACGGAACCAGACCAATCGTGGCTATGCCGAACGAAATGCCATTAACGCGCCGATACAGGGCTCAGCGGCGGATATGATCAAAGTTGCGATGATCAACATTCATGATTTTATAGCCACTGAGAAATTGAAATCACGCATGATCCTGCAAGTGCATGATGAACTCGTGTTCGACGCCCACCGCGACGAAATTGATTTACTAAAAGAAAAAGTAGACGAACTAATGCGGGTCGCGATTCCGCTGCCGGTAAAAATGGAAACGGGCATCGGGATCGGTGCCAATTGGCTTGAAGCACATTGA
- a CDS encoding SusD/RagB family nutrient-binding outer membrane lipoprotein — protein MKFNHKLIAVCTAFGLMLSGCERSFEELEKDPNRAVTAPASLVLQGIEFDMYDNIGRPFSSEMRWNQFYAINYNYYGNNEYTWSTFTDHYTTLKNVVKMEEEAKRAGLADVNVYSALGKFFRAFFIDQMSVRGGDLPASEALKGLEVLTPKYDSQKEVYMQILTWLDQSNAEMSSLIAAGNTKVTGDFYLGEDLVKWQKVVNSFRLRILLRLSKKENEAGMNVKSQFAEIIANPTKYPLLSGMADNLEFKSNVYNKYPSNPDNFGFDATRQNMAQTYVGLLTARKDPRVMVTTEPAGAQLKAGKKPSDFTAFIAASSGEDLSDMSNKAGKNNGAGFAPGEYSFQSRSRYYSNYVGESTFLVGYPEMCFNIAEGIARGWATGSAESWYKKGIQASQEFYGVKTGTLTMTYSKTGGRASTDFANYTVDFNFDQYYAQPLVKYAGNNIGGIEQIVTQKYLAFFMNSGMEAYFNYIRTGFPKFMTGVGTGNSGRIAVRWQYPLSERTTNAANYNAAIQSQFAGKDDINQPLWLAK, from the coding sequence ATGAAATTCAATCATAAACTTATCGCGGTATGCACGGCTTTTGGCCTGATGTTATCGGGATGTGAAAGGAGCTTTGAAGAGCTCGAAAAAGATCCAAACCGTGCCGTAACCGCACCCGCTTCCCTGGTGTTGCAAGGCATTGAATTTGATATGTATGACAACATCGGCCGGCCGTTCAGTAGTGAGATGCGCTGGAACCAGTTTTATGCGATCAATTACAACTATTACGGAAACAATGAGTACACGTGGTCCACTTTCACCGATCATTACACGACATTGAAAAATGTTGTGAAAATGGAGGAGGAGGCAAAACGCGCAGGCTTGGCTGATGTGAACGTTTATTCTGCTCTCGGAAAGTTTTTCCGCGCGTTTTTTATCGATCAGATGTCTGTAAGAGGAGGCGACCTGCCTGCATCGGAAGCATTGAAGGGGCTGGAAGTCCTGACGCCGAAATATGATTCGCAAAAAGAGGTATATATGCAGATCCTTACGTGGCTGGATCAGTCGAATGCGGAAATGTCCTCCCTGATCGCGGCTGGAAACACGAAAGTGACCGGCGACTTTTACCTGGGAGAAGATCTGGTTAAATGGCAAAAAGTGGTTAACAGCTTCCGTTTGCGCATTTTACTCCGTCTGAGCAAAAAGGAAAATGAAGCGGGCATGAATGTGAAAAGCCAGTTTGCAGAGATTATCGCGAACCCGACGAAATATCCTTTGCTGAGCGGCATGGCCGATAATCTTGAATTCAAATCCAACGTTTATAACAAATATCCTTCAAACCCGGACAACTTCGGTTTTGATGCCACCCGTCAGAACATGGCGCAGACTTACGTTGGCCTGCTGACAGCCCGCAAAGATCCGCGCGTGATGGTAACAACCGAACCTGCTGGCGCACAGTTGAAAGCCGGCAAAAAACCATCTGACTTTACTGCATTTATCGCAGCCAGCTCGGGTGAAGATTTGTCGGACATGTCCAACAAGGCTGGTAAGAACAATGGTGCAGGTTTTGCGCCGGGAGAATATTCTTTCCAGAGCAGATCGCGCTATTATTCCAACTACGTCGGCGAGAGTACTTTTCTTGTTGGTTATCCAGAAATGTGCTTCAATATTGCCGAAGGAATCGCACGCGGATGGGCAACGGGTAGTGCTGAAAGCTGGTACAAAAAGGGAATCCAGGCTTCTCAGGAGTTTTATGGCGTAAAAACCGGTACGCTGACGATGACATACTCTAAAACCGGCGGCCGGGCTTCAACAGATTTTGCAAACTATACGGTTGATTTCAATTTCGATCAATATTATGCCCAGCCGCTTGTAAAATATGCTGGAAATAACATCGGCGGCATTGAGCAGATCGTAACGCAAAAATACCTGGCGTTCTTTATGAACTCGGGTATGGAAGCTTATTTCAACTATATCCGGACGGGTTTCCCCAAATTTATGACCGGCGTTGGAACAGGCAATTCGGGCAGGATCGCCGTGCGTTGGCAGTATCCGCTTTCGGAGCGCACAACCAATGCAGCGAATTACAATGCGGCCATTCAAAGCCAGTTTGCGGGTAAGGATGATATCAATCAACCGCTTTGGTTGGCAAAGTAA